A single Fibrobacter sp. UWR4 DNA region contains:
- the xseB gene encoding exodeoxyribonuclease VII small subunit, which produces MSNENFEYKNAMERLEGILNRIDNSEMGIDELAGQVQEATELLRKCRQILLKTEQNVQEALANLDSEVDG; this is translated from the coding sequence ATGAGTAACGAAAACTTCGAATACAAAAACGCCATGGAGCGTCTAGAAGGCATTTTGAACCGAATTGACAATTCCGAGATGGGTATCGATGAATTGGCTGGCCAGGTTCAGGAGGCTACGGAGCTTTTACGTAAGTGTCGTCAGATTCTTCTGAAGACAGAACAGAATGTACAGGAAGCTTTAGCGAACCTGGATAGTGAAGTCGATGGATAA
- a CDS encoding PEGA domain-containing protein — protein MNKFFFAILLLVTAFLHAQEAPGIRANVELVNGAKQNAMFLGVHQDTVHLGGIIQGKFTVVKILKNRFKSIMDEQGNDLLNAPATESPKDSSSHNDSTAQPSVQEETVAQTPPQENSNASYQFLSSVEGKHIFVALERRSIDSILADQLNALTIRLLQEKGVPVVMAKRSDFGYCREQACIRDSLLHYGAASVFQGSIAAARAQDSLNIDISRTIFNRGIQKTDSAAVPADTVHTAKMTLSTFTAMNDAIEKNKLSEFLTQLMGIQIEKKTDKKKSYIRVESNPEGATLEIEGRDAICKTPCTFATLDTGKIILYAHWSVDAHIWAARSNVTIIPGDTAKISMKLTKAKPELLITSVPEGAEIYAGSEPLTKTTKAVGKTPSKYPLYEPGISTIQLRKEGFRDTTVSVYTAPMELTSVEVQMTPINDPAELINQQEWIREKKKIFIGQTLMGSAIAPVLIGTLFTYLAYLDYNDAGDIKDDLNRSATTNGANYQKMVKKNHDLVHDGDRKMVIGGSLLGVGAALFAIGFALSF, from the coding sequence ATGAACAAGTTCTTTTTCGCAATACTCCTTCTTGTTACCGCCTTCTTGCACGCCCAGGAAGCACCGGGCATCCGTGCCAACGTGGAGTTGGTCAACGGAGCCAAACAAAACGCCATGTTCCTGGGAGTCCATCAGGACACCGTTCATTTGGGTGGCATCATTCAAGGAAAGTTTACCGTCGTTAAAATCCTGAAGAATCGCTTCAAGAGCATCATGGATGAACAGGGCAATGACTTGCTGAACGCCCCTGCAACAGAAAGTCCGAAGGATTCATCAAGCCATAACGATTCTACGGCACAGCCATCCGTCCAGGAAGAAACTGTTGCACAGACTCCCCCCCAGGAGAACAGCAACGCATCCTACCAGTTTCTCTCTTCTGTAGAGGGAAAGCACATTTTCGTCGCACTGGAAAGACGATCCATAGATTCCATCCTGGCGGACCAGCTGAATGCTCTTACCATTCGTCTCCTGCAGGAAAAAGGCGTTCCCGTAGTAATGGCCAAGCGCTCGGATTTCGGCTACTGTCGCGAACAAGCCTGCATCCGGGATTCACTCCTTCACTATGGAGCCGCTTCCGTATTCCAGGGAAGCATTGCCGCCGCCAGGGCCCAGGACTCCCTGAACATTGACATTTCACGCACAATCTTTAATCGCGGCATTCAAAAAACGGACAGTGCAGCCGTTCCCGCAGATACTGTTCACACAGCAAAGATGACATTATCCACCTTTACCGCCATGAACGACGCCATCGAGAAGAACAAGCTCAGCGAATTCCTGACTCAACTCATGGGCATCCAAATCGAAAAGAAGACGGATAAAAAGAAAAGCTACATCCGTGTGGAATCTAATCCAGAAGGCGCCACCCTGGAAATTGAAGGCCGTGACGCCATTTGCAAGACTCCTTGCACCTTCGCCACCCTGGATACAGGAAAGATCATCCTCTACGCCCACTGGAGCGTCGACGCACACATCTGGGCTGCCAGGAGCAATGTGACCATCATTCCTGGAGACACCGCCAAGATTTCAATGAAGCTTACCAAGGCTAAGCCCGAATTGCTTATTACCTCTGTTCCCGAAGGTGCGGAAATCTACGCCGGTTCTGAACCCCTGACCAAGACCACCAAGGCAGTCGGTAAAACCCCCAGTAAGTACCCGCTCTATGAACCAGGCATTTCCACCATACAACTCCGTAAGGAAGGATTCCGCGATACCACAGTCTCCGTCTACACAGCCCCTATGGAACTAACCTCGGTGGAAGTGCAGATGACCCCCATTAACGACCCTGCCGAACTGATCAATCAGCAGGAATGGATCAGGGAAAAGAAGAAAATCTTCATTGGACAAACCCTGATGGGATCGGCAATCGCCCCTGTGCTTATTGGAACCTTATTCACCTATCTCGCCTATCTGGATTACAACGACGCAGGTGACATCAAGGACGACTTGAACAGATCCGCCACCACAAATGGGGCAAATTACCAAAAAATGGTGAAGAAAAACCACGACCTGGTACACGATGGAGACAGGAAAATGGTCATTGGAGGATCCCTTTTAGGGGTTGGCGCAGCCCTATTTGCCATAGGATTTGCTCTTTCCTTCTAA
- a CDS encoding tol-pal system YbgF family protein — protein sequence MRRILLTLSALATALYAADFERSNWHTQLYLQGEPAFLSFQGDNNLLDDGIDTDVFTVPVSAGFLWSPLITPFWKADIPFTLWLGLEVNSFQMGTIEDSPKYTVKANGEDRKGEQTDRELSFMTYAPSVLAGFTVNLAGDLDLRVLGGFGFHFFSFYDDYGGNTTTYTDFVHTSFVSGALEYRITEVFQDVDLKIGINVRKEFLAYEDIKARKEDHDASPSPYSNLYFDKIEYKWPVRVGLELSLDFGRESRRDRKMRFKLHDRDDVLRKNSEVKDTITEWDCMAIERDYRFYLDDDGKLPDMSEAYTRTQFADVLESYLAFCHPADLATKEQLYATLDSGKVEIQAYQVRQEDSRFDQVMASNDPEMLQMFLEYYPDSPRRAEVEAKLNGLGDYDKFRAIQAQNTFKAYLAYLNDNPNGAFRDEAETGIFELVKAGGRKKDYEIYLKRFPNGKYIYEARQALKQNNNDEQSMIEYQTDASNTNVAPEHQAADPEPAPAEESSSNAPAGYVVPTTSFDDDDEDDEDEVVEEAPKPKAKAKKPAKKKAPKAKKPAKGKKKK from the coding sequence ATGCGTAGAATTCTATTAACATTGTCCGCTTTGGCAACAGCTCTTTATGCAGCCGACTTTGAACGTTCGAATTGGCATACTCAGCTGTACTTACAAGGTGAGCCCGCATTCCTGAGCTTCCAGGGTGACAACAATCTCCTGGACGATGGAATCGACACCGATGTCTTTACCGTACCCGTTTCCGCTGGTTTCCTCTGGTCTCCGCTTATTACTCCGTTCTGGAAAGCGGATATCCCGTTCACCCTCTGGCTCGGTCTCGAAGTCAACTCCTTCCAGATGGGTACAATCGAGGATAGCCCCAAATACACCGTCAAGGCTAATGGTGAAGATCGTAAGGGTGAACAGACTGACCGCGAACTATCCTTCATGACCTATGCTCCCTCCGTCCTGGCAGGTTTCACCGTAAACCTGGCTGGAGACCTCGATCTTAGGGTCCTGGGTGGCTTCGGTTTCCACTTCTTCTCGTTCTACGACGACTACGGCGGAAACACCACAACCTATACCGACTTTGTCCATACCTCATTCGTGTCCGGCGCTTTGGAATATCGCATCACCGAAGTGTTCCAGGACGTAGATCTCAAGATCGGCATTAACGTCCGTAAGGAATTCCTGGCCTACGAAGATATCAAGGCCCGTAAGGAAGACCACGATGCAAGCCCCTCTCCTTACTCCAACCTGTATTTCGACAAGATCGAGTACAAGTGGCCCGTACGAGTAGGTCTGGAACTGTCTTTGGACTTCGGCCGTGAAAGCCGCCGTGACCGCAAGATGCGTTTCAAGCTTCATGACCGTGACGACGTCCTGCGCAAGAACAGCGAAGTCAAGGATACCATCACCGAATGGGATTGTATGGCTATCGAACGTGACTACCGCTTCTATCTCGACGATGACGGCAAGCTGCCCGACATGAGCGAAGCTTACACCCGCACCCAGTTCGCTGACGTGCTGGAAAGCTACCTGGCATTCTGCCACCCTGCAGATCTCGCCACCAAGGAACAGCTCTATGCAACCTTGGATAGCGGCAAGGTCGAAATTCAGGCCTATCAGGTCCGTCAGGAAGATTCTCGTTTCGACCAGGTCATGGCCTCCAACGACCCCGAAATGCTCCAGATGTTCCTGGAATACTATCCGGATTCTCCCCGCAGGGCAGAAGTCGAAGCAAAGCTTAACGGTCTGGGCGACTACGACAAGTTCCGCGCCATCCAGGCTCAGAACACCTTCAAGGCATACTTGGCTTACCTGAACGACAATCCCAATGGCGCCTTCCGCGACGAAGCCGAAACTGGCATTTTCGAACTGGTGAAGGCTGGTGGCCGCAAGAAGGATTATGAAATCTACCTGAAGCGCTTCCCCAACGGTAAGTACATCTACGAAGCAAGACAAGCTCTGAAGCAGAACAACAACGACGAGCAGTCCATGATCGAGTACCAGACCGACGCTTCCAACACCAACGTAGCTCCGGAACACCAGGCTGCAGACCCCGAACCGGCACCCGCAGAAGAATCTTCTAGCAACGCTCCTGCAGGTTACGTTGTTCCCACCACCTCCTTCGACGATGACGACGAAGATGACGAGGACGAAGTAGTGGAAGAAGCTCCGAAGCCCAAGGCAAAGGCTAAGAAGCCCGCCAAGAAGAAAGCCCCCAAGGCAAAGAAACCTGCTAAGGGCAAGAAGAAAAAGTAA